One segment of Anastrepha obliqua isolate idAnaObli1 chromosome 3, idAnaObli1_1.0, whole genome shotgun sequence DNA contains the following:
- the LOC129242159 gene encoding uncharacterized protein LOC129242159 produces the protein MPADDVTPLLPKPSIVLDVVPATIRVPSFSQDRPGLWFAQLESQFWNHNIENEVDKFHHTIPLIDIRIAADAEDIIFNPPAQSPYQKLKTALVGCYSKSREVKLLQLLDGECLGDKTPYQHLRLPRSLVSVINEEVLRARWLSHMPDQMRACLVAQRSAELQELATKIQLL, from the coding sequence aTGCCAGCTGACGACGTAACACCACTTTTGCCAAAACCATCGATAGTTTTGGATGTTGTCCCCGCCACAATTCGTGTTCCTAGCTTCAGTCAAGACAGGCCGGGACTCTGGTTCGCGCAATTAGAATCCCAGTTCTGGAATCATAACATCGAAAATGAGGTCGACAAATTCCACCACACGATTCCGCTAATTGACATACGCATAGCTGCCGACGCAGAGGATATTATTTTCAATCCACCTGCACAAAGTCCCTACCAAAAATTAAAGACAGCGTTGGTTGGTTGTTATTCCAAATCGAGAGAGGTAAAACTCCTTCAGCTGCTGGACGGTGAGTGTCTCGGTGATAAGACACCCTATCAACATCTTCGACTCCCGCGTAGTCTAGTTTCAGTCATTAATGAGGAAGTACTAAGAGCAAGGTGGCTCTCACACATGCCCGACCAAATGCGTGCATGTTTAGTTGCACAACGGTCAGCCGAGCTACAAGAATTGGCTACTAAAATCCAACTCCTTTGA